The Silene latifolia isolate original U9 population chromosome Y, ASM4854445v1, whole genome shotgun sequence sequence TGACAACAATCTTTTTCCGGTACCCTTGTTTTTCGAATTCTTTAGTGGCAATATCGTCACTACCTCACATGCCGTACAATTCAGAAATTTctccatttgttgatttttattcaaCACTTCCCCTAATGGTGATATCGACTCTTTAAATTCCCTAATTACAGCGGAAAAGCTGTCAACATCAGCTACTCCTTTGTCTCGAAGGAGCCCTACAGCttcatgaacttctgaccacattaTTGACATTGCAATTTGTTTTTCATCGATGACTTGCATGTTTTCTGTCCCTTCACCATTACTATTGAAAATCCTTAATCGGAGATACTCTTTCATCCATCTATTTACAACATAATCTTCTGGTATAGTCTTTATCCCACTTGCTGAAAAAATCCATATTATATGGCGGCATAGGATTCCGGTTATTTCAAACATCGTACAACTGCAGCTTGCTTTACGTGTACCTGTGTCATCAGTTAAAGCTAGCATGTAAGTGTGAATGTTAAAAATAGTGTAAATGATTATATAGAaatttaaatgagataaaaaTAGAAACTGTAAATGACATatcatggaaagtgtaaatgtcatatgatgtaaagtgtaaatatcatgaattgtaaagtgtaaatgttaagttattagaagtgtaaatgttaagttataggaagtgtaaatgtcatgaactgcaaaagtgtaaatgttaagttataggaagtgtaaatgtcatatcatTGAAAGTATAAATGTAATGTCATTGAAAATATAAATGTAATATCATTGAAAGTGTAAATAtcattgaaagtgtaaatgtcatgaactggAAAAGTGTAAATTttaaggtataggaagtgtaaatgtaatatcatggaaagtgtaaatgtcatataatGTAAAGTGTAAGTGTCACgaactgtaaagtgtaaatgttaagttataagaagtgtaaatgttatattataggaagtgtaaatgttaagttataggaagtgtaaatgtcatatcattgaaagtgtaaatgtaatatcatggaaagtgtaaatgtcatataatGTAAAGTGTAATTGtcatgaactgtaaagtgtaaatgttaagttataagAAGTATAAATGTTATGTTATAGGAAGTGTAAATTTCATATCAttttaaagtgtaaatgtaatatcattgaaagtgtaaatgtcatgaactagaaagtgtaaatgttatgaactggaaaagtgtaaatgttaaggtataagAAGTTTAAACTACCTGGACTGTATGTAACTTCAAAATTCTTCTTCTTGGATGAATCTTTGACAGTAGTTACCTGTAGCTCGCCTCTCTCAGTGAAACCTCCTATTCTAAATGTATCAATTGAGAAGATGGCTTCTTCTTTGAATTTTTGGAATGCTGAATAGGTGTCCACCTTTTCAGCATGAATCTCTAATGCCAGATGTGTTGACGCTGTTGCGGACGAGCGCTTATCCATGTTGTCAAGCTGCTTCTGTGTATGTCTTTGTTGGTCCATAGCGctctcaaaacgcatccaaaactcaaccaatgttcctgacttatgctcaaacctcttgaaaaagttattttcgctctctgatctttgagtCGTCCTCATAATCGACGCCATCCTCAAGTCtctgcaatgcgccatcacccactGTCCCCTTATAGCATACGTATCCGCAAACCAATCATTTACGCCAACACCATGATCTTCAATTATTTGCTCCCAGATACCATCAAATTCTGCTGCTTCAAGCtcatcgtcccatataatgtcatTAATTTTACACATGAAGTCATTATAATCACTCCTAGAGACACCAAACTTACTAGGcattttgttcattatatgccacatacagAACCGATGGCGCGCTGTCTTGAAAACAAGAGGGACAGATTTGATAATACCTGGGTCCTGATCTGTAATTATGTACTCGGGTTCCTTACCCCCCATTGCTTGTAAAAACCGGCTGAAAACCCAATTAAATGACTCATAATCTTCCCTTGCAATTAGAGCCCCACAGAAGTCACAGATCGTTTATGGTGTTCAACACCTGTGAATGGTATGAATACCATAGAATACTTATTGGTGGAGTAAGTTGGGTCGAATGACACCGCATCACCAAAAATTTTGTAATTATCTCGGGCAGTACCGTCCGCCAATATGGCCCTACGTAGGCTGCCATCATCGTCAAGATCATAGTCAAAGTAGAAACCTATTCTTGTTTCAGTCATTTCTTTGAAATGGTCAACAAACAACTGACCATCCCGTTCGTGAATGAAGCATTTAACTTcctatggaagttcttaaaatcatttaagctTGCTCCAATGTTCTCGAATCCATTCACTTGTTCTTTGCAGATTCTGTATGTCTTTgttgctcctatcttcagctgCCAATCAATCATTAACAGATACGTCATATAAATATAACATGAATGGAATTATTTATTTAGTATAGACAGTGATTATATATTAAAAACCCTTGAGTTCGAAACGATTATCATCTTGTGATAATCTGTTATGTTACCCGATAATTTCTGGAACTCTCTGTCCTTAAGTGAGATAAGCTCGTGATTGTGACCCTTGTGTAACCGTTCAATTAATAAAAAACCATTCTTCATATATAGTCGTATCCTCGCTTTACACCCCACTCTAGTGACCCTGAATATCCTCTGTGAGTTCTCCCCAACCAGTCCGTCATCCCGATCTTTACTTGGCGTCTTGTGAGCGAAACCTTCTCGATTGCAGACGACGAGCTTTGACTTGATCTCACCGCCACGCCATTTTTTTGTGGTGtacctgatgtgaacattatttgcgcacatttaatcccttaattgaacccattttgcatactattataacattccatagccattttatccgtcaaatgctttctattttgctttcctagtgcatttcgtatgttttgtaggaaagaagacaattaggcggaaattcccgtctctcatgcatatttagaagcttattgacgatatttgatggactagtatgaagaggaggcgagaactaaagactaatcctacaagaataagaagaaagtaaagagaaggattctgacgcataatccgagcgtccaaagggaCAAGACGGCCGTCCAAGAtgataatccgagcgtccaagcctcaaagccgctcggattcctctgctacaatccgagcggatttgcagaaagacgcccgtccacccctgcaagaatccgagcgtcttgccctccTGAACGGACGGATTGCGgcgtcttcagccgagatgctcatctctccgaaaagactagcatttccctgcttaaaactcaaaaatgtaattactaatgtagctttagttaacctaatgaagctctactatatataccccacttgtaaaatAATCAAGGTGTGAAGTTTGTAGAGTagagagcctccacattagaaattcctcttagattagattaggaatagattagaataaattactctttaatctttccacaaatctcacattaatctctccttaattattgttcaagtttgttacttttgggtaattgaagattattgggttattattggaggattgacaacccttcatcaatcaatcaagtttcttcttttattctttgcattattattttggaatctccataggtataattctcttaatccttgatttaattattgttaatctttcttacttgttcatcatgttttaccttgttaatatgattgacaatcttgttagcatgttaaacttgataatgagtgagtagtctcttagctaggattagtgggtaactaagggaaaccaatatgggattgattcatgcttaatctaatatgttcacataattaatttgcttgcttattgtgatgtcaactttatgcacatgttatgtttgatgaaatgctaagcctatgaatccttgcatttacaaccatctcttatctattcaacttgacttgtaagatataaaccaactcgagtcttgttagaccatgcatagaagttgattaggaggaaagtaagtcgacttgtaggtgttgtacaatctaatcgattcggctccgggacccaactcttcctaagaactgtaagatataaaccaactcggttcctccacaacactaatttcTTGCTTATGATTATAGACATGtgtgtatgatcaacaccatgaatcccctatgaccccatgatatcctagcacttttaatcatttgtttacatccttccttttattgcttgttttactttattgcttttattagtctagaacacaactacaaacccaatcaaattgtgacactagcataaattgaaatagatagactttgaacccaaagcacaccgtcccatggatcgacctcgacttaccgctaactagttgtatgttgagaattataaatgtgtttgattagaggagacccgacgacatcacctcATATCAGTACCTACGCACATCAAATCCACAAGCAATGGCGTATATCTTATAAAAAGTCACCGCGTCCTCAACCCCCCCAAACTCTTGCCCGATGTACGGTGTAAACCTCTTCCCGACCTCTCTACACAGCTCCTGCCTGTCAGGTTGAACTCCATTCTGTTTTAGTGAGTCTGTAAATGTGCAcagagtgtaagtgtaaatgtaaatgtcatcagatatgaagtgtaagtgtaaatgtccaTAGAgtttaagtgtaaatgtcatcagatatgaagtgtaagtgtaaaCGTAAGTCGaagtaaagtgtaaatgtaaagggaatgttccataaatgtaaatgttccaaaagtgtaaatgtccaaATTATGATGTCCCAAAagtataagtgtaaatgtaaacatccaaaagtgtaagtgtaaatgtcagcagaaacgaagtgtaaatgtgctgttctgaaagtgtaaatgtcagcaaaagtgtaaatgttgtcagaataataactcaaattaaaactataacaataacaattaaaaggtgactataacaattaaaaagtgtaaatgtaaaactacACCAAAAGTGTTAATGTAAATGTCCCATAAATGTAAATGttccaaaagtgtaaatgtccaaATTATGATGtcccaaaagtgtaagtgtaaatgtaaacatccAAATTATGATGTgccaaaagtgtaagtgtaaatgtaaacatccaaaagtgtaagtgtaaatgttagcagaaatgcagtgtaaatgtgatggtGTAAAAGTGTATATGtcagcaaaagtgtaaatgttgtcagaatgctaactcaaattaaaactacaataataacaattaaaaggtgactataacaattaaaaagtgtaaatgtaaaagtaTAGCAAAAGTGTtcatgtaaatgttgtcagaatgcgttGATACTACTCAAAACTCAAATTAATGAAAACCCAGCATGCAGATTTACTTCTAACAATCTTCATTTCAAACCCagtaacaaataacaataacaagaatgaACAAATACGATGGCATGCAAATTTTATCATGACCTTCATCCATCCTATTCAACTGAAAATATTAAAACGTGACTGAAAACaatgaataaaatgaagaaataccattgaTGTCGTCTATTATTTTCATGTTTACGCTGATTTGCaagatttagagagaattttaGCTGAAATGTTTGTTTTTAAAAGGAAGAAcccagttttagagagaagaaagaaagaacCCAGTTGGAAATAAGTGTGTTAAGGAAGGAAGAATGTGAGAGTGTAAACATAGTACAAAGGATATATCCTTTTGTCCGTCAGTTTTGATCATTGGGAAGGACAACTTGCAGGGTTTGTTCTCCTCTTTCCTACCCaagcttttcccttttttttggcCTATATTTTGTAAAAAATCTCCACCTTAGATGTTGTCCATCtaaaggtccttataaggacttaaggactcaaatGAGGTAAAAGACTCATTGGatctcctatatatatatatatatatatatatatatatatatatatatatatatatatatatatatatatatatatatatatagagagagagagagagagagagagagagagagagagaagggatcAACTAAGTCCAccatatatatttgagtccatacgTCCTTCTAAGGGCCCTTGGATGAAGGCAATGGAAGGCGAGGATTTGATGTCAAtatgtggctacaaattaatccctccaccttttctataattaactcatcaattcaattaacctacctcactaatcattcatcatctcattttCACAACTcctcctctctctacatctcacttcttcttcctctctaaaaacccaaaaaaatcaaaacccaaaaaaatacaaaacccaaataaataaatcattcatttcttctttattcaccaccacccaccactacccCACCCGACACCCCACCGCCACCCACACCCACCGCCACCACCGCCGCTGCCGCCGGTAGCTTTTATAAATTCGttttatatatttttatttttttgtgaatTTTTCGTCTCATTATTTCCGTCACTTTTTTTTCCatattttgtgttaaatttgttgtttggagtcggtttattttatttgttaatttttgttgttatttattcttttcaaatttcttcttgttatacgtttttttttttttaagatttcaggttttaaatctcgtttttttggtgagacactttttttttcatcaaagatctaccaaaatatttttcataaaatttgttgttttaatcttagctatataaaaattcttataatttgttgattttaatcttatatttcataattttatataaaaatgatataaaatgactaaagttacaccgttatgggcaaaagttatactgttgtggactaaagttatacaaaaatggactaaagttatacaaaaattgcctaaagttatacaaatatggactgaagttatacaaataaggactaaagttatacaaaaattgactaaacttATACAAAtacggactaaagttatacaaataagaactaaagttatacaaaaatggactaaagttatacaaaaattgactaaagttataaaaatatctacattaggaatgtgttgaacttctactcaatgaatgtataactctagtaacgatatgaataacttctactcaacgaatgtataactccagtagaaaTGTGTGTAATTTCAATGAAAGTATAACTTTTGTTTTCTCAATTCTTTTTGttgacaaatgaaaaaaaaaaagtataacaacaaaaaataacaaataaaaaccactataaatttgaatttatataagtactgtttgtataaatttagtctatatttgtataact is a genomic window containing:
- the LOC141631918 gene encoding protein FAR1-RELATED SEQUENCE 6-like; the encoded protein is MDQQRHTQKQLDNMDKRSSATASTHLALEIHAEKVDTYSAFQKFKEEAIFSIDTFRIGGFTERGELQVTTVKDSSKKKNFEVTYSPALTDDTGTRKASCSCTMFEITGILCRHIIWIFSASGIKTIPEDYVVNRWMKEYLRLRIFNSNGEGTENMQVIDEKQIAMSIMWSEVHEAVGLLRDKGVADVDSFSAVIREFKESISPLGEVLNKNQQMEKFLNCTACEVVTILPLKNSKNKGTGKRLLSAKTKAMVLARKPKRRCKNCKRMTNHDKRNCPNPFSVHTPLCEGSSKPEEHE